A window of Aulosira sp. FACHB-615 contains these coding sequences:
- a CDS encoding helix-turn-helix domain-containing protein, with amino-acid sequence MSRKWTPQEIETLEEMAESYTPKQIAFRLKRRGYNRSLEGIRKKLHSLGYSVRPTLDNYSCNEVAKVLQVDSGTVAAWVKRGWLKAIKPSVHQYQIKSRDLKRFLQNPPRRIRNLIASLDQQAIRYLVG; translated from the coding sequence ATGAGCAGAAAATGGACTCCCCAAGAGATAGAAACTTTAGAAGAAATGGCAGAATCTTACACGCCAAAACAAATAGCATTTCGCTTGAAAAGACGAGGGTACAATCGTAGTCTCGAAGGAATCAGGAAAAAGCTTCATTCGCTAGGTTACTCTGTACGTCCTACCCTTGATAACTACAGTTGTAATGAAGTCGCTAAAGTATTGCAGGTAGATTCTGGTACTGTTGCTGCTTGGGTAAAGCGTGGCTGGCTCAAAGCTATCAAACCATCTGTGCATCAATACCAAATTAAAAGCCGAGATTTGAAGCGATTCCTTCAAAATCCTCCCCGCAGAATTAGAAATCTAATTGCATCTTTGGATCAACAAGCTATTAGGTATTTGGTGGGTTAA
- a CDS encoding ankyrin repeat domain-containing protein: MLLDSLLLLNAVQSNDIQRVKELVSNYQITPDNAYQSLIEAVDKELLEIVRLFVKAGLDVNFELLDGIPLERAVMTGNLPIVKVLLEGGADVNYPLKSDDNYTPLFSAACNGNIDMVKLLVEAGADVNCLWSGNYALQGAAEGGHEEVYNYLYSLTNPELREGTRERLLVGIRIKSREQLANPQINVLTDAVDNDNLCQVKEIIARGADINAPNTDGLTALITASAKSRLSILKELLVLGANPNIGDDDGKTPLMYAVGESNNRIHICINLIQAGANINVQDNYGRTALMEAANIGSPSCVQLLIEMNADINIKDCEGKSALDYALLHSQDNYFWAANVNYPAVVEILQQAGNI, from the coding sequence ATGCTGTTAGATTCTCTTTTACTGTTAAATGCTGTACAGTCGAACGATATTCAAAGAGTTAAAGAGCTAGTATCGAATTATCAAATAACTCCTGACAATGCTTATCAATCTCTGATTGAAGCAGTAGATAAAGAACTTTTAGAAATCGTTAGACTCTTTGTCAAAGCAGGATTAGATGTAAACTTTGAGTTGTTGGATGGTATACCTCTTGAGCGTGCTGTTATGACAGGAAATTTACCTATAGTAAAAGTACTACTTGAAGGTGGTGCAGACGTAAATTATCCATTGAAATCTGATGATAATTACACACCACTATTTTCTGCTGCTTGTAATGGAAATATAGATATGGTCAAACTATTAGTTGAAGCTGGTGCGGATGTTAATTGTCTGTGGAGTGGAAATTATGCTCTACAAGGAGCCGCAGAAGGTGGTCATGAAGAAGTCTATAATTACTTATATTCATTGACCAACCCTGAATTGAGAGAGGGGACAAGAGAACGTTTATTAGTTGGTATACGTATAAAGTCAAGAGAACAGTTAGCTAATCCACAAATTAATGTTCTTACTGATGCAGTTGATAACGACAACCTATGCCAAGTTAAGGAAATTATTGCTAGAGGAGCAGATATTAACGCTCCTAATACAGATGGGTTAACTGCTCTTATTACAGCATCTGCTAAAAGTAGATTATCAATATTAAAAGAATTATTAGTATTAGGTGCTAATCCAAATATTGGAGATGATGATGGTAAAACTCCATTAATGTATGCTGTTGGAGAAAGTAATAATAGAATTCATATTTGCATAAATTTAATTCAGGCTGGAGCAAATATTAATGTTCAAGATAATTATGGAAGGACAGCCTTAATGGAAGCAGCAAATATTGGCAGTCCTAGCTGTGTTCAATTATTGATTGAAATGAACGCTGACATTAATATCAAAGATTGCGAGGGAAAAAGTGCTTTAGATTACGCTTTGCTTCATTCTCAAGACAATTATTTTTGGGCTGCCAATGTCAACTATCCTGCTGTTGTTGAAATTCTTCAGCAGGCAGGAAATATATGA
- a CDS encoding helix-turn-helix domain-containing protein, which translates to MTTESANIKVKNTKEVIMVPLDWVVMLAWNKECGNNLRSLRGKKSRREIADALFSQQVECSQEYIRKLENGEAASVSTKIITAIAKTLGVELIEIMSELRVEVTKNICTTS; encoded by the coding sequence ATGACAACTGAAAGTGCAAATATAAAAGTAAAAAATACAAAGGAGGTAATTATGGTTCCCCTGGATTGGGTTGTTATGCTTGCATGGAATAAAGAATGTGGGAATAACTTAAGATCATTGCGTGGCAAGAAGTCTAGACGCGAAATTGCAGATGCACTTTTTAGCCAGCAGGTAGAATGCTCTCAAGAATACATCAGAAAGCTGGAAAATGGCGAAGCTGCCTCTGTTTCCACAAAAATTATCACAGCAATCGCTAAAACCCTTGGTGTAGAACTGATTGAAATTATGTCTGAGTTGCGTGTTGAAGTTACAAAAAATATTTGCACTACTAGTTGA
- a CDS encoding Rpn family recombination-promoting nuclease/putative transposase yields MIDHDRLFKELLSTFFVEFLDLFLPQVSSQIDRDSIQFLPQEVFTDVTSGEKKEIDLLAQVRYQGQKTCFLIHVENQSYTEKIFAKRMFKYFARLHEKYDLPIYPVVIFSFDEPKRAEPQIYRVAFPDLNVLEFQFAAIQLNRLSWRDFLTQPNPVAAALMSKMNIPKQERPQVKAECLRLLATLKLDPARMQLISGFVDTYLRLDAVEEQVFQAAIDTMGLTQQEEIMEIVTSWEEKAAQKTKKEIAANLLREGIATETIVRVTGLTPEQVQELLSQLTQEN; encoded by the coding sequence ATGATTGACCATGACAGATTATTCAAAGAATTATTATCTACCTTTTTTGTGGAATTTCTCGATTTATTTTTACCGCAAGTATCTAGTCAAATAGACCGAGATTCCATTCAGTTTTTACCCCAAGAAGTGTTTACCGATGTTACCTCTGGCGAAAAGAAAGAAATTGATTTACTGGCGCAAGTGCGTTACCAAGGGCAGAAAACTTGTTTTTTAATTCATGTCGAGAATCAATCTTATACTGAAAAAATCTTTGCAAAGCGGATGTTTAAGTATTTTGCTCGGCTGCATGAGAAATACGACTTACCAATTTATCCAGTGGTAATTTTTTCTTTTGATGAACCAAAGCGTGCAGAACCGCAAATTTATCGCGTGGCGTTTCCAGACTTAAATGTACTAGAATTTCAATTTGCAGCCATTCAATTAAACCGTTTAAGCTGGCGGGATTTTCTCACTCAACCTAATCCAGTAGCCGCAGCATTGATGTCGAAAATGAATATTCCCAAACAAGAGCGTCCGCAGGTAAAAGCAGAATGTTTGCGATTGCTGGCAACCTTAAAATTAGACCCAGCCCGAATGCAATTGATTTCTGGGTTTGTGGATACTTATTTGCGTCTGGATGCAGTCGAAGAGCAAGTTTTTCAAGCGGCTATCGATACAATGGGGTTAACACAGCAGGAGGAAATTATGGAAATTGTTACTAGTTGGGAAGAAAAAGCTGCCCAAAAAACAAAAAAAGAGATTGCTGCGAATTTACTACGTGAGGGGATCGCAACTGAGACAATTGTGCGAGTCACAGGGTTAACGCCAGAGCAAGTGCAGGAATTACTCTCACAGCTAACTCAAGAGAATTGA